The sequence GCCTCCAGTTCCGCGATCCGCGCAAGCAGCTTCTCGATGGTCCCCTTCAGCTGGTACTCCGCGTACAGCGCCTCCTTCTTCCGCAGGTACTCGTCGCGCCACCGGTCGCTCAGATCGCACCCGTCCTGCTTCGCCTGCTGCGGGTCCACCGTGTtcacgtgcgcatgcgtcgTGATCTGCTTCGCGCGGTCAGCAAACCGCAGCGTCTGCACAGACAGGTTCGCGTCGCGCTCGCTCGGCGNNNNNNNNNNNNNNNNNNNNNNNNNNNNNNNNNNNNNNNNNNNNNNNNNNNNNNNNNNNNNNNNNNNNNNNNNNNNNNNNNNNNNNNNNNNNNNNNNNNNGGTCTGCGCACTCCGTCTCCTTGGCCGCgaggcgctcctgcagctccgccaccaggcgccgcagcgcagcgatcTCGTCCGTGGACGCAGCAAGCGTggcgtcgctctcgctctgcagtgcgcgcagccgcgtctcGTACCCACGCTTCATCTCCTCGAACCGCCCGGCCTCCTCGCCAAGAAGcccctccatcgcctcctcgtgctccTCCTTCATCTCCTGCATCTTCGTAttcagctcgcgcagctcgtccTCCAGCATCAGGAACTCGCCGTACAGgatctgccgctgcagccccaTCTGGTAGTCTGCCTCCGTcagcgccttctgcagcgTCTCGACCTCCGTCGTCAGGTGTAGCGCAagctcgtcgtccgcgcacTCGCGCAGCCTCGCCTCCAGTTCCGCGATCCGCGCAAGCAGCTTCTCGATGGTCCCCTTCAGCTGGTACTCCGCGTACAGCGCCTCCTTCTTCCGCAGGTACTCGTCGCGCCACCGGTCGCTCAGATCGCACCCGTCCTGCTTCGCCTGCTGCGGGTCCACCGTGTtcacgtgcgcatgcgtcgTGATCTGCTTCGCGCGGTCAGCAAACCGCAGCGTCTGCACAGACAGGTTCGCGTCGCGCTCGCTCGGCGAGATCGTCACCATCATCGTCGAGATGCTGTTCCCGCCAATGTAgtccttcagcagcttcgTCAGCGTGCTGTTGCGAAACTCCGGGATCGGCCGCGAGTTGCCTCGCCCACGCGTCGCAACCGCCTCGATGCACGACcccagcgccagcagcgacaggtTGATGTTGCGCGCCTGCTCGAACGcaagcccctcctccgtccccGCAAGCCGGATCCGCTCGCACCCCGCGAGGTCCGCAAGCATGATCTtcgcgcaccgcggcgcaaGATCCGGCGCGTCGAAGTGCGTCTGCACCTCCAGCATGaacagcgtgtgcgcgcgcgacgaGTGGTCGTGGATGTTCGTCGCCGCAAACGTCCGCAGCGGCTCCGCCTTGTTCAGCACCGCAAGCACGTCCTTGTAGCTCTTCACGGGCACCGTCTTCTGCCCAACAACGCTGAACATGTTGCTCGTGAAGTCGTTCCGCACGCTCAGCTGCTTGCGGTGGTTCAGCAGGTCGAACACGTCCTCCAGGTACACCTCCAGCATCGACGCAGACACCGTGTACGTCACGCCCTTCTGCGCGCTGTTCGCCGCGCGCGAGAAGATCATGTTGCACACGCGCGGAATCAGGCCCTCCTGCGACGTCCCGATCGACCCCGGTGGCCCGAACGACGTGTACGTCTTCCCGCTCCCCGTCTGCCCGTACGCCATCACGGCAGCGTTGTACCCCGCCAGCGCGTTCTCCACAAGCGGCCGCCCAACCTCCTCGAACACGTCCTCctgcgacgccgacggcttTCCAGACGGGCACGCACGGTCGTTGCTCCAGAAGCACCCGTCGAACCCAAACGTGAAGCGGCCCTTCTtcggcaccgtcacctccacAGCGCTGTCGTCCATGTTCACCGCCAGCTGGCCCATGTCCCCGCTCGTCTCGTCCTCGCGgaacgcgcgcacgcgcacgtacacgttCACGCGGTTGTTGTGCTTAATGGTCTCCGCGCGGCGCATGccggcagccgtggcggagCGCTTGAATACGCCCTTGCTCCCGGTCCCCGAGGCACTGCGCTCAAAGGCCGTTGTGCTTTGCGGACGAGGGGACTCCTTCGCCGAGTAGCGCGCCGATGGCGGCTCCGGCGTacgcggcggcaggggcgGGGCAGGGCTTCCGGCAGgccctgctgccgctggagttgtcggtgcgccgcgcgcggaGTTCTTTTTGAGCGGGGTGGTTGAGCGCTTTGGCGTGGCGACCCCGACCGGGTGGCCTCGACGGCCGGACCTGAGCGGTCCGCGAGACGAGTTCGACCGCTTGAACTCCATTTGCTGAGAGTTTCGGTGTAGCGATGCGGTGATCACGTACGACGTTATTGAGCGGGTGCGGGGTGGGGAGTGTAGTGCAGTCCGCTGCGACTTCGTTGATACCGcaggaagaaaagaaaagagaggcgAGGCAACACGCCACCGAGCACAGTGGGCGAAAAGTATGAGGCGCGCGCACTTGAAGCGAGCAGGGCTGCTCTCGTCGTGGCGCCTGGtgcagacagacacacgcacgtcaGCCGTGACGGCAAGCGAGCCTGCGCGTTCGGGAGagcgcacacccgcacttTGCGAACACTTCCCCGTAAAGGCACGCCCGTGACAGACACAAGTCTAACcaaaagaagaggagagcgaaGGGCTGCGCTCAGAGCGGAGGTGCGAATTACttcaaagaaaaaagcggCTAAGCGGCACCGCAGACAGGAAGACACAAGCGCACGCCACCAGAGCACCCAAGAAGCACGCGGAAGAGCcgcagcgtgtgtgtgtctgtgtgcggtGGTTGTGGTGGGATGGGTAGGGGGTCACGCGCTTCGCTTATTCAGCAGATGGAAGGGCGGCTGGCGGTGCACTCGACAAAAgacggcgtgtgcggcgaACAAGAAAGAGGCAGCCGCGTAGGTCGGTGATGAGGGTGGGGCGAGCTGCAACGGatgggcacacacacacacgcacggagaaAACACACGCCGGAGCAGAACGGGGAGATAGACGTAGAGAGATgcaagacagagagagatagCCACAAGGCAGAAGGTAAGAGAATGATCTAATAGGGTGAAGGAGAACAAGCGTacaagggaggggaggggggaggggggtacaACGAAATCAAACAACGAGATGTGGTGGGCAACGGTGGTGATCGTGGTGCAGCACTTTacgagcgcacacacgcgtgggggagagaaaaaaaagagggatGTTGAAGGGAAAGATCTAAAGCGCTGCCTTGCGCGCGGGTACactggcgtgtgcgtgtgcgtgtgcgtgtgcgtggtggtgggtggtggcgcctATGCGTCTATGCGGTCCTCTTCGTGGGAGATGATGCAAGGGGCGAGACTGGGGAGCTTTCTCCGTTGAAGGCGGagacgtgcacacacgcacaggatgCGTTAGAGAGAACGACACGCGAGACGAAAAACGAGGGTACAGTAATGGTCTGAGCAAGCGCAGAGGACGACAGCGGTGCACAGCGGTGTGGAAGGCGAAAGGGAACGCGCACGTCGCgaaggagagcagcacgGAAGAAAGAGGGAGtgtggacacacacacgataGTGGTGAtgcacgcagaggaggagacgcacccacacgcgcgcacttCTCGACCTCACGGGCCTGGCGAAGAGAATGATGTAGTAAAAGAGGaacagaggaagaggtgtGCACTACTGCTCGGATGTGTTCGCGCACAAGCGCGATTTGCTGAGGGGAagcagggggagggcacgCTTGAAGCTGCAGAGAGATGGGTGGAGTGGGATGGAAGATGCGAACGGGCGAAggacagacgcacacacacacacacacaggcacaccgCACGTGCAAAGACCTCTTCTGATGGGGCGCAGAGGACAGCAAAGGAacgcgaagaagaaaacgagTGATCGTCGCGGTCGCACGTCTGTGTgacggacggacggacggaTGAacggaggggtgggagggcgGAGTATACCTTGGCGGCGAAATGTAGCACGTgggtgtggcggcggagaagggagaagcgAAGTCTActgagcgagggagagagtggtGCGTGATACCGGTGCAACATGTGACGGAAagggtggtgcagcagcggcagcggggcggaGGTGAGAGAAGTGGAGGGCAGGAAAAGGGGGCCTCGAAGTGGAAAGAGAAGCTTACTCGTACCGATAGACTTGGGAGCATGTGTTGCGTCGTCGCTTAcccgcccaccccctgctCAGCCTCCAACAAAGAAACAGCAGAGGTAAGCCATCTAGGCTTACACAGGGCTGCATACTCATGAAGGCCGGATAaggggtgcgcgtgcgatggggaggggggcagttATACGTTTGTATAAGGGTGTCGGCTGCTCCCTTTCGTACTTGCCATCACGCCCTTGGAGATGAGGCGCGCTCAACGCCGGGTGGAGTacacgcgcaggtgcgcgtacatcgtgtgtttgtgcatgcgtgcgtgcgcgatTCTTACGCACGGGGAAGAAGGTGAGGCGCGAGCCACACAGTACAGGgagcacacgtgcacagggAGACACTGAGGTACAatggagggggtgcggcgtGGGATGGacaggagaagagaggagagcgacgagccacacaagcacacacgcccagggggagaggagggggaggggggggggtacacTCGGGATATTAAAGACggaagagaaaaacaaagcCGGCGCATCGCTGAGGCACAAACATACGCCATGAAGACGTAGCGTACGACGAATGAAGGTCAGCACAGCACTGTGGCCGAAAATACAGATGACATCACCGGAGGCAGTCGGTGACGTGGCATCGCAGCGGAAGATGAGGAGGCGACACATGTGCAGACGAGGGACTGAGATGATGGGATGCCGCAGGCGATGAAACAATGGAAAGGCACCCTCTTCCATTCCTGCCAGAACACGCACCGCTAAGGGAGTTGGAAGGCCGGAGAAAGTGTAACAGACAGCTCCTCTAAAAGACAACGTCCACAACATTCCACGCATACACTGTCCAAGTGACAATTCACCTCGCCGTCACCCGCTCCTACGCCCGTCGCCAGCATCTCGCAGGAGCCCAGATCCTTTACCCCTCGTCGGATAACGAAGCTGACTAAGACATGGTTGCCTTTCGTTCCATGCTGTTCTCGCGGTTCGACACATCACCcaagcgccgcggcgtcgggTGCAAAGAGCCGGTCAGCCGCCGCTCCGGGACGTCGATCTCCACGCTCGCCTCCTTGACATCCTGATCGATCTTTCCCAGAATTCGGCGCAGTATATCcaagcgcgccgccgtctccttgTAGTTGCCGTCAACCATATTGTACATCTCCTTTATGtgctccacctcgtcgctGGCGGCCTGCGCCACAGAGCGAACTACGTAGTCACACTGCCTCACCATATCCGCTagcgccgtcgcctgcaCCTCCATCATCCCATCCAGAGTAACGCCGTATGCTGCGCTCACGTACGCCATCAGCTGATTAATGTACGCACCCTGCTGCTCGCCCAATGTGTGCGCCACACCGAGCTGCTCCGCCAAGAACGCAATCTCTGCAGAgagtgtctcctcggtgtcggcgagcttggcggacgtctcctgcagcgtctcctcggtgtcggcgagcttggcggacgtctcctgcagcgtctcctcggtgtcagcgagcttggtggacgtctcctgcagcgtctcctcggtgtcggcgagcttggcggacgtctcctgcagcgtctcctcggtgtcagcgagcttggcggacgtctcctgcagcgtctcctcggtgtcagcgagcttggcggacgtctgctgcagcgtctcctcggtgtcggcgagcttggcggacgtctcctgcagcgtctcctcggtgtcggcgagcttggcggacgtctcctgcagcgtctcctcggtgtcggcgagcttggcggacgtctgctgcagcgtctcctcggtgtcagcgagcttggcggacgtctcctgcagcgtctcctcggtgtcagcgagcttggcggacgtctcctgcagcgtctcctcggtgtcggcgagcttggcggacgtctcctgcagcgtctcctcggtgtcggcgagcttggcggacgtctcctgcagcgtctcctcggtgtcggcgagcttggcggacgtctgctgcagcgtctcctcggtgtcagcgagcttggcggacgtctcctgcagcgtctcctcggtgtcggcaagcttggcggacgtctcctgcagcgtctcctcggtgtcggcaagcttggcggacgtctgctgcagtgtctcctcggtgtcggcgagcttggcggacgtctcctgcagtgtctcctcggtgtcggcaagCTTGGCtgacgtctcctgcagcatcTCCTCGGTGCTTTCCATAGCCACGGTCAGTCGCTCCACGGTAGCCCTTAGCGTCTCTTCTTCGCGCATCAGCTGCTCCTGGCGCTTCGTCAGCTCGCTCACCTGCCTCTCCGACTCCTCTAGCTGCGCCTCTACCATCGCGAGCTGCTCATCGCGCTCCTCGCTCCggttgcgcagctcctcaagctgcgcctccagctcgctgcgcacgcgctggctGGCGCAAGTGTCGGCGTCGTACTTCGCCTGTAACGCACTCAGCCGGTCCGCAAGGTCTGCGCACTCCGTCTCCTTGGCCGCgaggcgctcctgcagctccgccaccaggcgccgcagcgcagcgatcTCGTCCGTGGACGCAGCAAGCGTggcgtcgctctcgctctgcagtgcgcgcagccgcgtctcGTACCCACGCTTCATCTCCTCGAACCGCCCGGCCTCCTCGCCAAGAAGcccctccatcgcctcctcgtgctccTCCTTCATCTCCTGCATCTTCGTAttcagctcgcgcagctcgtccTCCAGCATCAGGAACTCGCCGTACAGgatctgccgctgcagccccaTCTGGTAGTCTGCCTCCGTcagcgccttctgcagcgTCTCGACCTCCGTCGTCAGGTGTAGCGCAagctcgtcgtccgcgcacTCGCGCAGCCTCGCCTCCAGTTCCGCGATCCGCGCAAGCAGCTTCTCGATGGTCCCCTTCAGCTGGTACTCCGCGTACAGCGCCTCCTTCTTCCGCAGGTACTCGTCGCGCCACCGGTCGCTCAGATCGCACCCGTCCTGCTTCGCCTGCTGCGGGTCCACCGTGTtcacgtgcgcatgcgtcgTGATCTGCTTCGCGCGGTCAGCAAACCGCAGCGTCTGCACAGACAGGTTCGCGTCGCGCTCGCTCGGCGAGATCGTCACCATCATCGTCGAGATGCTGTTCCCGCCAATGTAgtccttcagcagcttcgTCAGCGTGCTGTTGCGAAACTCCGGGATCGGCCGCGAGTTGCCTCGCCCACGCGTCGCAACCGCCTCGATGCACGACcccagcgccagcagcgacaggtTGATGTTGCGCGCCTGCTCGAACGcaagcccctcctccgtccccGCAAGCCGGATCCGCTCGCACCCCGCGAGGTCCGCAAGCATGATCTtcgcgcaccgcggcgcaaGATCCGGCGCGTCGAAGTGCGTCTGCACCTCCAGCATGaacagcgtgtgcgcgcgcgacgaGTGGTCGTGGATGTTCGTCGCCGCAAACGTCCGCAGCGGCTCCGCCTTGTTCAGCACCGCAAGCACGTCCTTGTAGCTCTTCACGGGCACCGTCTTCTGCCCAACAACGCTGAACATGTTGCTCGTGAAGTCGTTCCGCACGCTCAGCTGCTTGCGGTGGTTCAGCAGGTCGAACACGTCCTCCAGGTACACCTCCAGCATCGACGCAGACACCGTGTACGTCACGCCCTTCTGCGCGCTGTTCGCCGCGCGCGAGAAGATCATGTTGCACACGCGCGGAATCAGGCCCTCCTGCGACGTCCCGATCGACCCCGGTGGCCCGAACGACGTGTACGTCTTCCCGCTCCCCGTCTGCCCGTACGCCATCACGGCAGCGTTGTACCCCGCCAGCGCGTTCTCCACAAGCGGCCGCCCAACCTCCTCGAACACGTCCTCctgcgacgccgacggcttTCCAGACGGGCACGCACGGTCGTTGCTCCAGAAGCACCCGTCGAACCCAAACGTGAAGCGGCCCTTCTtcggcaccgtcacctccacAGCGCTGTCGTCCATGTTCACCGCCAGCTGGCCCATGTCCCCGCTCGTCTCGTCCTCGCGgaacgcgcgcacgcgcacgtacacgttCACGCGGTTGTTGTGCTTAATGGTCTCCGCGCGGCGCATGccggcagccgtggcggagCGCTTGAATACGCCCTTGCTCCCGGTCCCCGAGGCACTGCGCTCAAAGGCATTCGAATGTTTTGCAGGCTTCGGGGGTGTTGCCGAGTTGGTTCTGTGGAAGGACCCGTTGGGTTCTTCGGATCCCCTACGTGTAGCTTGTCGAGCGGagaccgccgctgctgtgcgcggcgcccgtggcggcgtggcgccaCTGACAGTTGGTGATGGCGAGCCGTTGAGAGAAGGCTGCctcaacggcggcgcagatcGAAGAGGCGTGTTGCCGCCCCTCGATGACTTGAC is a genomic window of Leishmania mexicana MHOM/GT/2001/U1103 complete genome, chromosome 16 containing:
- a CDS encoding putative kinesin, with protein sequence MRRAETIKHNNRVNVYVRVRAFREDETSGDMGQLAVNMDDSAVEVTVPKKGRFTFGFDGCFWSNDRACPSGKPSASQEDVFEEVGRPLVENALAGYNAAVMAYGQTGSGKTYTSFGPPGSIGTSQEGLIPRVCNMIFSRAANSAQKGVTYTVSASMLEVYLEDVFDLLNHRKQLSVRNDFTSNMFSVVGQKTVPVKSYKDVLAVLNKAEPLRTFAATNIHDHSSRAHTLFMLEVQTHFDAPDLAPRCAKIMLADLAGCERIRLAGTEEGLAFEQARNINLSLLALGSCIEAVATRGRGNSRPIPEFRNSTLTKLLKDYIGGNSISTMMVTISPSERDANLSVQTLRFADRAKQITTHAHVNTVDPQQAKQDGCDLSDRWRDEYLRKKEALYAEYQLKGTIEKLLARIAELEARLRECADDELALHLTTEVETLQKALTEADYQMGLQRQILYGEFLMLEDELRELNTKMQEMKEEHEEAMEGLLGEEAGRFEEMKRGYETRLRALQSESDATLAASTDEIAALRRLVAELQERLAAKETECADLADRLSALQAKYDADTCASQRVRSELEAQLEELRNRSEERDEQLAMVEAQLEESERQVSELTKRQEQLMREEETLRATVERLTVAMESTEEMLQETSAKLADTEETLQETSAKLADTEETLQQTSAKLADTEETLQETSAKLADTEETLQETSAKLADTEETLQQTSAKLADTEETLQETSAKLADTEETLQETSAKLADTEETLQETSAKLADTEETLQETSAKLADTEETLQQTSAKLADTEETLQETSAKLADTEETLQETSAKLADTEETLQQTSAKLADTEETLQETSAKLADTEETLQETSAKLADTEETLQETSTKLADTEETLQETSAKLADTEETLQETSAKLADTEETLSAEIAFLAEQLGVAHTLGEQQGAYINQLMAYVSAAYGVTLDGMMEVQATALADMVRQCDYVVRSVAQAASDEVEHIKEMYNMVDGNYKETAARLDILRRILGKIDQDVKEASVEIDVPERRLTGSLHPTPRRLGDVSNRENSMERKATMS